From the Neobacillus sp. PS3-34 genome, the window AGACCTGCAATTTCATGAAACGGCAGACCGTTTAATACTCTTGGATTCATTAGCAAAACAAATGTGATTGCCATCATCAAATCCAGTACAATTTTTGTATAATTCTTTTTCAAATTAATTCCTCCAAATTTACATATTAATCTTAACTGTCTTCCAATTTACAGGAGGAACCTTAAGAAAACCTTAAGTTCTAAAAAATAAGTCCATGCCTAATAATTTATAATTCCATTGTCATAAAAACACTATTTGGGTCCTCAATGTAATCTGAAAACGGATGACAATATTGGAACCCAAACCTTGCATATAACCTTCTCGCTGGTTCGAAAAAATCCATTGATCCTGTTTCCAAACTTACCCGACGATAGCCACGTCTATTGGCTTCTTCAATTATGTATTGCAGTAGTCGTTTTGCAACACCCTTTCTTAGATGTGATGAAGATGTTCGCATTGATTTTATCTCTCCATGTTGACCATCAATTTCTTTAAGTGCCCCGCAGCCAATTAATTCATTTCCTTCCCAAGCACTCCAGAATGTAATCTCAGGACGTTTTAATTGCTCAAGATTTAGTGCGTGTATACTTTCTTGCGGGGAATTCTGTTTCATACCATGAAGATGCTCCCTCACCAATTCAGCCACTTCAGATCCAGATAATTCATCTATTTTAATATCCATCCGATACCCTCCCTAGTTTTAATAAAGGACATAGTTCCATTCAGTAAATTTCACTGAAAATAGAACTCCTTATATGCCCTAAATGTCTTATGAAGACTTCATTTATTTTATATTAATCTCTATATCCATACCCAATTAGAAGATGTGATTTTAAATCTGCGTAAACTGCAACCCCGCCTAATGTGGGATTATCATTTGAAGGAAAGTCCACGATGTAAACTTCTTTTCCAATAAAGGATTTGTCTTTTATAATTCCCATTGTTTCTCGAAGGATTATTTTCCGATAACTTGCATCTTTCCAGGTCCCTTGGATATGTTTTTTATCTTCTTCTGTTAGTTGGTTCCAAACATTCTCCCTGACATCTAATGCCAGTGTTTCATTACTTTTTATTTCCTTCACTTTGTACTGATTACTTTCGTTTGAAGCTTGCTGTTGACAGGCAGTTAGTATGAAAAATAAAAGCAAGGAAAATAGAAGTTTTATTCTTTTAGCCATAACTCTCACCTACGTTCTATTTAATACCTTATCCAATTATAATCCGATGAATATATTAATGCCCCCATAAATTTCAAAAAAAGCCAAAATGTCCTATTTTTAAAAAATATCCTTTAAAAGACTTAAATTTAATGTAACATTCCTGTTCTTTTTCTGAAAAATTTCAATGATATGATAGTACTACCTGCAATAAATAATGCCGGTCCAACAATTAAGTTCCAATAGATTTGTAAAAAGAGGGAAAAAAATTATGCTGAATGTAAAAGAAGCTGTTGAACAATTAACCTCGGCTGGGATAACCGCCAGTGACCAAGCAGTATTGACGTGGATTAAGGAAGGCAAAATAAAGGCCGAAATATACCATAGAAGAAATACTACCTACAAAATTAATGTCAAGGATCTTACTGAATTTATCATACAAAAGCGTGCATCAGACCTTGCTTCTAAATTAGAAGCGTCCCATCGAGAAAACAGCACTCTTTGCGAACAAATAGATCTGTTAAAAACTCGTGTACATATTGAACAATCAAAGGTACGCACCTTGAAAAAATTGCTTAACGCACAGATCGAGGTCACCGAACCTAGTTCTTTTCATTATGCTGAGCTGTTGGGATTGACTCAAGAATCGAACAGCCATATGCTAAAAAAAGAATTTAAGAAACTGCTCAAAGCACTCCATCCAGACCGCGGAGGAGATGAAAGGCTTTTTAAAGTGTTTAATGAACACTACGAGAAAATCAAGTAATCAGGACCACTAGAAAAAACAAAGGATCCAAAGGTAGGTCCTTTGTCTGGGTTTCAAATGAAACTAATTATAGACTAATTTAATTAGTGCTAGATCCGTTCAATTACGTTCTCTCGAAACGCAAATGAACAAACTTAAGCATTTTTAATAAATCTACCATCCTCACCATTAAACGAGTTCCACTTTCCCATTTCTTGCTTGCGGGTATACCTTTGAAATACGATTCGCAGGATAATACCTTGATTTTTGACGACCAGCCTTCAAGCACTTTTGAATTGTTGATATAGAAATACATTTTTGCACCCTTGTTCCCCGTTTTTTCCACCGTACGATTTGAAATATTTAACGCAAATTTTGATTCCGCATCAAAGTACAACTCGCCGCCTGGAAAGCGAAGGACCATTTCCTTAACTATTCCCTTGAGTTGACTTTCCTGAAAATAATAGAAAACTCCAGCAGATACAAAAAGTATCCCGTCTTCCTCATTAAAGATAACATCATCAAACCACGACACATCAAAAAATGATTTGGCAATGCTGATGTTCCTCGGAGAGTCAGCGATAAGAGTTTTGCGAAAAGCTATCGCATCTGGTAAATCAAGGTTGTACCAGTTAAGTGTGCCATTATCAACTCTTGAAAATGTAGTATCAAGTCCCGCACCGATGTTTACAATCGTGGCCCGAGGATGTTTTTCTATAAAAGCTCGGATGGTATCGTCAATTTTTCGTGCTCGTACTATATAACTTATCCCTCCATATTCACCAAAGGTCTTGGCTATTTCGGTAAAATTAAAATCACAGCCTGCAATGATCTCTATCGCTTCCTTGTCGTACAAAATCTCTGGATTCTTCTCACTGGCAGTTGCTCGTCCCCAAAGAGGTATCAGCATGGTGCCTTGAACGGATTGTAAATTTAATGGCATATTATCTGGTTCACGTTGAGTCATATTTATCAATCCTCCATTTTTTTAAGCAGGTAATTCACTTTATGTAAAGCGTATTGAAGATCTAGCTGCTCTTCACTATCTAACTTGGATAGGTCATTCACGAAGTTCTGATAAATTTTCGTCCATTTTTCTTGTTGTGAAGTTTTACCTTTCTCAGTTAACTTAATTACAAACGACCTTTTATCAATCAAATTTTGACTTTTAGTAATGTAGCCCTGATCAAATAACCGCTTCAGCAAGTCAGTCATTTGCTGTTTGGGTACATTAAGGCCTTCACTTATTTGTTTTATGGTCAGGGAATCATGGTTCATAAATAAGAATTCTAATATTTGGTTCTGTAAATGCGTTAAGTTACTCGATTTTTGATTCAAACGCTGAAAACTTTTAAACAAATTAGGAATTAACGCGATATATTCTTTACTAACTTGAGACATCGTCATTTGATCCCCCCAATATAGTAATGTATTATATACCAAATTGATGAAAAATCAAATTTCATTTTATAATTAGTAAAGTTTTATTTACTAAATGAAATTCCGTTGATTTTTTTATCAAAAGCTTTTGAATGATGCAACTGCATTTTTAGCAAAAAAAAGAACTGACCAATATCAGTTCTTTTCGTACAACGTTTTCTTATTTTCTCATGGTAATCTTTTCAATTAACCTATTGAGTTTATACCGATTCGATTTCCTTCAGTATCTTCAAATAAAGCATAGTAACCCATTGTTGGCGCAATTTGTGTTTTTGGTATTAAAACCTTCCCGCCTGCTGGTTCTACAAGGTTCAACA encodes:
- a CDS encoding GNAT family N-acetyltransferase, with product MDIKIDELSGSEVAELVREHLHGMKQNSPQESIHALNLEQLKRPEITFWSAWEGNELIGCGALKEIDGQHGEIKSMRTSSSHLRKGVAKRLLQYIIEEANRRGYRRVSLETGSMDFFEPARRLYARFGFQYCHPFSDYIEDPNSVFMTMEL
- a CDS encoding J domain-containing protein; translation: MLNVKEAVEQLTSAGITASDQAVLTWIKEGKIKAEIYHRRNTTYKINVKDLTEFIIQKRASDLASKLEASHRENSTLCEQIDLLKTRVHIEQSKVRTLKKLLNAQIEVTEPSSFHYAELLGLTQESNSHMLKKEFKKLLKALHPDRGGDERLFKVFNEHYEKIK
- a CDS encoding class I SAM-dependent methyltransferase: MPLNLQSVQGTMLIPLWGRATASEKNPEILYDKEAIEIIAGCDFNFTEIAKTFGEYGGISYIVRARKIDDTIRAFIEKHPRATIVNIGAGLDTTFSRVDNGTLNWYNLDLPDAIAFRKTLIADSPRNISIAKSFFDVSWFDDVIFNEEDGILFVSAGVFYYFQESQLKGIVKEMVLRFPGGELYFDAESKFALNISNRTVEKTGNKGAKMYFYINNSKVLEGWSSKIKVLSCESYFKGIPASKKWESGTRLMVRMVDLLKMLKFVHLRFERT
- a CDS encoding winged helix DNA-binding protein encodes the protein MTMSQVSKEYIALIPNLFKSFQRLNQKSSNLTHLQNQILEFLFMNHDSLTIKQISEGLNVPKQQMTDLLKRLFDQGYITKSQNLIDKRSFVIKLTEKGKTSQQEKWTKIYQNFVNDLSKLDSEEQLDLQYALHKVNYLLKKMED